A section of the Fusobacterium sp. genome encodes:
- a CDS encoding pyridoxamine 5'-phosphate oxidase family protein, whose protein sequence is MNKYEEAMKLLEKQVGNKDGLITLSTISLETGIDGKSKPASRIVDAYYEDGAFYIVTYATSNKMLELLKNPHVAICVIVENFTADGIGENLGWVCDEKNIEMMTKLREIFAAWYYEANNDEDQNTCLLRISLTKGLWNNPHEGTKTEIDFINKIVN, encoded by the coding sequence ATGAATAAATATGAAGAAGCTATGAAATTGTTAGAAAAACAGGTAGGAAATAAAGATGGATTGATAACTCTTTCTACTATTTCACTAGAAACAGGAATTGATGGAAAAAGTAAACCAGCCTCTCGTATTGTAGATGCATACTATGAAGATGGAGCTTTTTATATTGTTACTTATGCAACTTCAAATAAGATGTTGGAATTATTAAAAAATCCTCATGTAGCTATTTGTGTCATTGTAGAAAATTTTACAGCTGATGGTATTGGAGAAAACTTAGGTTGGGTGTGTGATGAAAAAAATATAGAAATGATGACAAAGTTGAGAGAAATATTTGCTGCTTGGTATTATGAAGCAAATAATGATGAAGACCAAAATACATGCTTACTGCGTATTTCTTTAACAAAAGGATTATGGAATAATCCTCATGAGGGAACTAAAACTGAAATTGATTTTATTAATAAGATAGTAAATTAA
- a CDS encoding S24 family peptidase, whose protein sequence is MDFKTFLKTKREELGYTQNGLAKTIKMTQSYYNCLENGEIKNPPGEKILNKMIKILKLNDEEIARFNYLIAIERTPSLILKRLKTLTIQKNKKLPKHKYIQFYSKTNTETEPSAKEKNLNFISLPEVRNTKTLFTINMEGDSMEPFIKNSSLIICRKNMEVKNNEIGVFIINGEYCVKRLKIAKNYIALTSDNHNYPPIFISQEDKLNIVGKALKVINDIQ, encoded by the coding sequence ATGGATTTTAAGACTTTTTTAAAAACTAAAAGAGAAGAATTAGGCTATACTCAGAATGGACTGGCTAAAACGATCAAGATGACACAATCATATTATAACTGTCTTGAAAATGGGGAAATAAAAAATCCTCCAGGTGAAAAAATACTTAATAAAATGATAAAAATATTAAAGCTTAATGATGAAGAGATTGCTAGATTTAATTATTTAATAGCTATAGAAAGAACTCCTTCACTAATACTAAAAAGACTAAAAACACTAACAATACAAAAAAACAAAAAACTTCCTAAACATAAATATATTCAATTTTATTCAAAAACAAATACAGAAACAGAACCTTCTGCTAAAGAAAAAAATTTAAATTTTATTTCCTTACCTGAAGTAAGAAATACTAAAACTCTTTTCACTATCAATATGGAAGGAGATTCAATGGAACCTTTTATTAAAAATTCTTCTCTTATTATTTGCAGAAAAAATATGGAAGTTAAAAATAATGAAATAGGGGTTTTTATTATAAATGGAGAATATTGTGTTAAAAGATTGAAGATAGCTAAAAACTATATTGCTCTTACCAGCGACAATCACAATTATCCCCCTATTTTTATTAGCCAAGAAGATAAATTAAACATTGTTGGAAAAGCATTAAAAGTTATAAATGATATTCAATAA
- a CDS encoding C-GCAxxG-C-C family (seleno)protein codes for MKLYELVNKYHIGTNLTCAEAMFKACNEYYHLNLAEETRKMFSLMGIGMQTEKSCCGAFTVAVGVIGLVTTQEGQTDYDNIQGYEMVCELTDFFTSLFTTLHCAELLQLEIIGFDNPCHALVEEIAKKLEELLFKKKINYS; via the coding sequence ATGAAATTATATGAATTGGTAAATAAATATCATATTGGAACAAATTTAACTTGTGCTGAGGCAATGTTTAAAGCTTGTAACGAATATTATCATCTAAATCTTGCTGAAGAAACTAGAAAGATGTTTTCTCTAATGGGAATTGGAATGCAAACAGAAAAATCATGTTGTGGTGCATTTACTGTTGCAGTAGGTGTCATAGGACTTGTTACAACCCAAGAAGGACAGACAGATTACGATAACATACAAGGTTATGAAATGGTATGTGAACTTACTGATTTTTTTACAAGCCTTTTTACAACTCTACATTGTGCAGAGCTACTGCAACTTGAAATTATTGGTTTTGATAACCCTTGTCATGCATTAGTTGAAGAAATCGCAAAAAAACTGGAAGAATTACTTTTTAAGAAAAAAATCAATTATTCATGA